A window of Synchiropus splendidus isolate RoL2022-P1 chromosome 9, RoL_Sspl_1.0, whole genome shotgun sequence contains these coding sequences:
- the LOC128765344 gene encoding uncharacterized protein LOC128765344 → MATTTPRRMLVFKIQKRLSELRLSQLQAFASAMDDGEERETLANLTELELYDMIVDYLRGERLRDLEDEGMAQLLYLEDLQNHLLFDRDEGSRMTEEVPTHQVEKTTSTGQPAASASSAKNRDVQISTPTTDNNSHSPPHRSHLITSPVHLDEQPLKISAANGTEVPFDGWAIVELQIRSENHGHAEIQVPLLISRNGVNCAILGSNVITEILKENKEHDANF, encoded by the exons ATGGCTACTACAACCCCACGGCGAATGCTGGTTTTCAAGATCCAAAAGAGACTCTCTGAATTGAGATTGAGCCAGCTTCAAGCTTTTGCAAGTGCAATggatgatggtgaagaaaggGAAACTCTGGCTAATCTGACTGAGCTAGAACTTTATGACATGATTGTTGATTACCTCAGAGGGGAAAGATTGAGAGACCTCGAAGATGAAGGCATGGCTCAACTCCTCTATCTCGAAGACCTACAGAATCACCTGCTGTTCGACAGAGATGAAGGATCCAGAATGACAGAAGAGGTGCCAACTCACCAGGTGGAAAAGACGACATCTACTGGCCAACCAGCCGCCTCGGCATCATCAGCCAAGAATAGAGACGTCCAGATATCAACACCTACAACGGACAACAACTCTCATTCACCGCCACATCGGAGCCACCTCATCACATCGCCAGTGCATCTGGACG AACAGCCACTGAAGATATCAGCCGCTAATGGCACAGAGGTTCCCTTTGACGGGTGGGCTATTGTCGAACTCCAAATACGCAGTGAGAACCATGGACATGCTGAAATTCAGGTGCCTCTTTTGATCAGTCGTAATGGTGTTAACTGTGCTATTCTTGGGAGCAACGTCATCACTGAGAttctcaaagaaaacaaagagcatg ATGCAAACTTCTGA